From the Jatrophihabitans endophyticus genome, one window contains:
- a CDS encoding ROK family glucokinase, producing MSAPTSLAIGVDIGGTKVAAGVVDGSGAIVDRERADTPGTDVAATERVIVEVVTALAARHDVTAVGIGAAGWIGNDHATVLFSPHLAWRDEPLRDALGGRIPLPVVVENDANAAAWAEYRFGAARDDAVVVCVTLGTGIGGGLVADGSVYRGAFGIACEYGHMTLVPDGRRCACGNRGCWEMYASGRALARDARELADESPMAAERMVALAGSVDALTGLHVTAAAAAGDPAARSICTTVGRWLGRGLANLAAVIDPSVFVIGGGVVAAGELLLGPAREEFEHTLTGRGFRPPARVVAAALGPDAGLVGAADLARRYARPAG from the coding sequence ATGAGCGCGCCGACGAGCCTGGCCATCGGGGTGGACATCGGCGGCACGAAAGTCGCCGCCGGCGTCGTCGACGGCTCCGGTGCGATCGTCGACCGGGAGCGGGCCGACACCCCGGGGACCGACGTCGCCGCGACCGAACGGGTCATCGTCGAGGTCGTCACCGCGCTCGCGGCGCGGCACGACGTCACCGCGGTGGGCATCGGCGCGGCGGGCTGGATCGGCAACGACCACGCGACGGTGCTGTTCTCGCCGCACCTCGCCTGGCGCGACGAGCCGCTGCGCGACGCGCTCGGCGGCCGCATCCCGCTCCCGGTCGTGGTCGAGAACGACGCCAACGCCGCGGCGTGGGCCGAGTACCGCTTCGGCGCGGCACGCGACGACGCGGTCGTCGTGTGCGTGACCCTCGGGACCGGCATCGGCGGCGGCCTCGTCGCCGACGGCTCGGTGTACCGCGGCGCGTTCGGCATCGCGTGCGAGTACGGCCACATGACGCTCGTCCCGGACGGTCGGCGGTGCGCCTGCGGCAACCGCGGCTGCTGGGAGATGTACGCGTCCGGCCGGGCCCTCGCCCGTGACGCCCGCGAGCTCGCCGACGAGTCGCCGATGGCGGCGGAGCGCATGGTCGCGCTCGCCGGCTCGGTCGACGCGCTCACCGGCCTGCACGTCACCGCGGCCGCGGCCGCCGGCGACCCCGCCGCCCGCTCGATCTGCACGACGGTGGGCCGGTGGCTCGGCCGCGGCCTCGCCAACCTGGCCGCCGTCATCGACCCGTCCGTCTTCGTGATCGGCGGGGGAGTGGTCGCCGCCGGCGAGCTGCTGCTCGGCCCGGCCCGCGAGGAGTTCGAGCACACGCTCACGGGGCGCGGGTTCCGCCCGCCGGCCCGGGTCGTCGCGGCCGCGCTCGGCCCGGACGCCGGTCTCGTGGGCGCCGCGGACCTCGCCCGCCGGTACGCGCGTCCGGCGGGCTGA
- a CDS encoding carboxypeptidase regulatory-like domain-containing protein codes for MIGVLGAVAPWTAAGAGAAPAHATGAPARARAVTATAVTAHSLRLSWRNPSSRSFAATQVRVLPGATAPRTIHQGHRVGRFGASRHTATVRDLSPGRRYSFAVFATDGHGHAARAAVVRATTLLAAPRFPRAYEGRDDTVVQWRNPASRELRRVVVRYAVGSAAPTGVSRGTGVRPTSRTAHKVRLAGLRRGTRYAVSIFAVDRAGRASAPAVTRFTTPPASTPAGAPGTYAGRVVDTAGSPLVRADVTAYRWSGDDLEAVSTLTDAAGRYTLTLPAGGWSVLVWGGDAAGGNSDRTGYQPEYATVAIGSGATVSAATVVLEPGAVVTGTVVDTAGHPIAGATPFFMPVTPYVQAATSAYSSFLELSGDYFETGTDGTFTARGVGPGWAFTVCAYGDDASVSGATTGSNYVTSCAKRATTVAAGAVTTLPTLRLTRADGGTVTGRLTSATGRPLAGDVELDPVDDVESLWGGFASAGADGRYRIGAVAAGRYRVCASTSSTAGSRSGWAPRCTARPVTVTTGKTTSTRLALPRGAAVSGTLTGPHGRPVAHAGVDIESTAKDAEWGGGATTDAHGRWTATGLPAGRYGACFGNDGSSGGTSGVLGACWRHDGAFALSAGRTLTGIDTRLAAGGAIAGTVVDAAGKPVAGVVVYDPSSAGVDDLDLDIDDSGFTTTDAHGRFVLGGLTSGTHRVCFDTATADTAGVQGCSARTTVRAGHVTGGVRLRTPATTAIRVRVVDSQGGPVTAVDATAIAPCKDEDDDDYACQTVGLLGARTAGEIAASRLTDGDGVAQLDGLTAGTYAVCLYGYFGTTPAGGSPTGYSDACHGSTFDVAVGRGRTVELTMTLADGGTVSGTVTDAAGKPVPGARLVVPGSAADDAPGSGEYFDGDLRSVSAETGSPGAGSLTGADGGYTVIGVRPGSWQVCAIPSPASGGTTGYLSQCHGGAPAAATGTAVTVARDADTRVDLRLVHGGALAGRVTRAGRGVAADVFVLAGRRADLVRYGEAGRDGRWSVDALPPGDYTVCVVADGYQGQCWRHVAWVDEEKMPPLAKATVVTLGLGATRTGIDFPLRRG; via the coding sequence GTGATCGGTGTCCTGGGTGCGGTCGCGCCGTGGACCGCGGCCGGCGCCGGCGCGGCGCCGGCACACGCGACGGGCGCCCCCGCGCGGGCGCGCGCGGTGACCGCGACGGCCGTCACCGCGCACTCGCTGCGGCTGTCGTGGCGCAACCCGTCGTCCCGCTCGTTCGCGGCCACCCAGGTGCGGGTGCTGCCGGGCGCCACGGCGCCGCGCACGATCCACCAGGGGCACCGGGTCGGCCGGTTCGGCGCCTCCCGGCACACCGCCACGGTGCGTGACCTCAGCCCGGGCCGGCGTTACTCGTTCGCGGTCTTCGCCACCGACGGGCACGGCCACGCCGCGCGCGCCGCCGTCGTCCGGGCGACGACGCTGCTCGCCGCGCCGCGCTTCCCGCGCGCCTACGAGGGTCGTGACGACACGGTCGTCCAGTGGCGCAACCCGGCGTCGCGCGAGCTGCGTCGCGTCGTCGTCCGCTACGCCGTCGGTTCCGCCGCGCCGACCGGCGTCTCGCGCGGCACCGGCGTGCGCCCGACCTCGCGCACCGCGCACAAGGTGCGGCTCGCCGGCCTGCGCCGGGGCACCCGCTACGCGGTGTCGATCTTCGCCGTCGACCGCGCCGGCCGCGCGTCCGCGCCCGCGGTCACCCGCTTCACCACCCCGCCGGCCTCGACGCCGGCAGGCGCGCCGGGCACGTACGCGGGTCGCGTCGTCGACACCGCCGGCAGCCCGCTCGTCCGCGCCGACGTCACCGCCTACCGCTGGAGCGGCGACGACCTCGAAGCCGTCAGCACGCTGACCGACGCGGCGGGGCGGTACACGCTGACCCTGCCCGCGGGCGGCTGGAGCGTGCTCGTCTGGGGCGGCGACGCCGCGGGCGGGAACTCCGACCGCACCGGCTACCAGCCCGAGTACGCGACTGTCGCGATCGGCTCCGGCGCGACGGTGTCGGCGGCGACGGTGGTGCTCGAGCCCGGTGCGGTCGTCACGGGCACGGTCGTCGACACCGCCGGCCACCCGATCGCCGGCGCGACGCCGTTCTTCATGCCGGTCACCCCGTACGTGCAGGCCGCCACCTCGGCCTACAGCTCCTTCCTCGAGCTGAGCGGGGACTACTTCGAGACCGGCACCGACGGCACCTTCACCGCACGCGGGGTCGGGCCGGGCTGGGCGTTCACCGTGTGCGCCTACGGCGACGACGCGTCGGTGTCCGGCGCGACGACCGGCTCGAACTACGTCACGTCGTGCGCCAAGCGCGCGACAACCGTCGCGGCCGGTGCCGTGACGACCCTGCCCACCCTCAGGCTGACCCGCGCCGACGGCGGCACGGTCACCGGGCGGCTGACGTCGGCCACGGGCCGTCCCCTCGCCGGTGACGTGGAGCTCGATCCGGTGGACGACGTCGAGTCGCTCTGGGGTGGTTTCGCGTCCGCGGGCGCCGACGGCCGGTACCGCATCGGGGCCGTCGCCGCCGGTCGCTACCGGGTCTGCGCCAGCACGTCCTCGACGGCCGGCAGCCGCAGCGGATGGGCGCCGCGCTGCACCGCTCGCCCCGTCACCGTCACCACCGGCAAGACCACCTCCACCCGGCTCGCGCTCCCGCGCGGCGCCGCCGTCAGCGGCACCCTGACCGGGCCGCACGGCCGGCCGGTCGCGCACGCCGGCGTCGACATCGAGAGCACCGCGAAGGACGCGGAGTGGGGCGGCGGCGCGACGACCGACGCGCACGGTCGCTGGACGGCGACGGGCCTGCCCGCCGGCCGGTACGGCGCGTGCTTCGGCAACGACGGCTCGAGCGGCGGCACGTCCGGCGTGCTGGGGGCGTGCTGGCGGCACGACGGGGCGTTCGCGCTGTCGGCCGGCCGGACGCTGACCGGCATCGACACCCGGCTGGCCGCCGGCGGCGCGATCGCGGGGACCGTGGTCGACGCGGCCGGCAAGCCGGTGGCGGGAGTGGTCGTCTACGACCCGTCGTCGGCCGGGGTCGACGACCTCGACCTCGACATCGACGACTCCGGGTTCACGACCACCGACGCCCACGGCCGTTTCGTGCTCGGTGGCCTGACCAGCGGCACGCACCGCGTCTGCTTCGACACCGCCACCGCCGACACGGCGGGCGTGCAGGGCTGCAGTGCACGCACGACGGTGCGCGCCGGCCACGTGACCGGCGGCGTGCGGCTGCGGACGCCGGCGACGACGGCGATCCGGGTGCGCGTCGTCGACAGCCAGGGCGGCCCGGTGACCGCGGTCGACGCCACGGCGATCGCGCCGTGCAAGGACGAGGACGACGACGACTACGCCTGCCAGACCGTCGGGCTGCTCGGTGCCCGCACCGCGGGCGAGATCGCCGCGTCCCGGCTCACCGACGGCGACGGCGTGGCGCAGCTGGACGGGCTGACGGCGGGCACGTACGCGGTGTGCCTGTACGGCTACTTCGGCACCACGCCGGCCGGCGGCTCGCCCACCGGCTACAGCGACGCCTGCCACGGCAGCACGTTCGACGTCGCGGTCGGGCGCGGCCGCACCGTCGAGCTGACCATGACCCTCGCCGACGGCGGCACCGTGTCCGGCACGGTGACCGACGCCGCCGGCAAGCCGGTGCCCGGCGCCCGGCTCGTCGTCCCCGGCTCGGCCGCCGACGACGCCCCGGGCTCGGGCGAGTACTTCGACGGCGACCTGCGCTCCGTCTCCGCCGAGACGGGCTCGCCCGGCGCCGGCAGCCTCACCGGCGCCGACGGCGGTTACACCGTGATCGGCGTCCGGCCGGGCAGCTGGCAGGTGTGTGCGATCCCGTCGCCCGCGAGCGGCGGCACGACCGGCTACCTGTCGCAGTGCCACGGCGGCGCTCCGGCCGCCGCCACCGGCACCGCGGTCACCGTGGCCCGGGACGCGGACACGCGCGTGGATCTGCGGCTCGTCCACGGCGGCGCGCTGGCCGGCCGCGTCACGCGCGCGGGTCGCGGAGTCGCCGCCGACGTCTTCGTCCTCGCCGGCCGCCGTGCCGACCTCGTCCGCTACGGCGAGGCCGGGCGCGACGGCCGCTGGTCGGTCGACGCCCTGCCGCCCGGCGACTACACGGTCTGCGTGGTGGCCGACGGGTACCAGGGCCAGTGCTGGCGCCACGTCGCCTGGGTCGACGAGGAGAAGATGCCGCCGCTGGCCAAGGCCACCGTCGTCACCCTGGGGCTCGGTGCGACCCGGACGGGGATCGACTTCCCGCTGCGGCGAGGCTGA
- a CDS encoding alpha/beta hydrolase, which yields MPATPPDAADAAPFAADGPGGAGSVGVVVSHGFTGTPASMRPWAQHLADAGFSVRLPLLPGHGATWRETNRTRWPQWYEAIESTFAELRERCDTVLAMGLSMGGTLVTRLAEQHPETVAGLVLVNPAYGTRRVDAKLAPYIGRLVRSRPSIGGDIKKPGVAEPAADRTPVLAFASLQQLWKATVADLPRVTAPVLLYRSREDHVVDDLSVELLHRGAVNTTVREVVLEDSYHVATLDNDAPTIFAGSVDFARTIAGVGAP from the coding sequence GTGCCTGCCACGCCTCCCGACGCCGCGGACGCGGCGCCCTTCGCCGCCGACGGACCCGGCGGCGCGGGCAGCGTCGGCGTCGTGGTCAGTCACGGCTTCACCGGGACCCCGGCCAGCATGCGGCCGTGGGCGCAGCACCTCGCCGACGCCGGTTTCAGCGTGCGGTTGCCGCTGCTGCCCGGTCACGGCGCCACCTGGCGCGAGACCAACCGCACCCGCTGGCCGCAGTGGTACGAGGCGATCGAGTCCACGTTCGCCGAGCTGCGCGAGCGCTGCGACACCGTCCTCGCGATGGGGCTGTCCATGGGCGGGACGTTGGTGACGCGGCTGGCCGAGCAGCATCCCGAGACGGTCGCCGGCCTCGTGCTGGTGAATCCCGCCTACGGCACGCGGCGTGTCGACGCCAAGCTGGCGCCCTACATCGGTCGGCTGGTCCGCTCCCGGCCGTCCATCGGCGGCGACATCAAGAAGCCCGGCGTCGCGGAGCCTGCGGCCGATCGCACCCCGGTGCTGGCCTTCGCCTCGTTGCAGCAGCTGTGGAAGGCGACGGTGGCGGACCTGCCCCGCGTCACCGCGCCGGTGCTGCTGTACCGCTCGCGCGAGGACCACGTCGTCGACGACCTCTCCGTCGAGCTGCTGCACCGCGGCGCGGTGAACACGACCGTGCGCGAGGTCGTGCTCGAGGACAGCTACCACGTCGCGACGCTGGACAACGACGCGCCGACGATCTTCGCCGGCAGCGTCGACTTCGCCCGCACGATCGCCGGTGTGGGTGCCCCGTGA
- a CDS encoding lysophospholipid acyltransferase family protein, which produces MGFWLAKFIFLGPLLRFFWRPWIEGRENVPDDRPAILASNHLSFCDSFFMPLLMPRKVTFLAKSEYFTTPGIKGWFSRQFFSGVGQVPIDRNDKDAARAALTTGVRVLAEGKLLGIYPEGTRSPDGRLYRGKTGVARMALEAGAVVIPVTMVNTEVIQPPGRLVPRLRPRPGVRVGKPLDFSRYEGMSGDRFVERSMTDEIMYELMQLSGQEYVDQYAASVKKSQGSDTGFGARERDAREVGARDPRAVRELGDRVPGTRAS; this is translated from the coding sequence TTGGGTTTCTGGCTCGCCAAGTTCATCTTCCTCGGCCCGCTGCTGCGCTTCTTCTGGCGGCCGTGGATCGAGGGGCGCGAGAACGTCCCCGACGACCGTCCGGCCATCCTCGCCAGCAACCACCTGTCGTTCTGCGACTCGTTCTTCATGCCGCTGCTCATGCCGCGCAAGGTGACGTTCCTGGCCAAGTCCGAGTACTTCACGACGCCCGGCATCAAGGGCTGGTTCTCGCGGCAGTTCTTCTCCGGCGTCGGCCAGGTGCCGATCGACCGCAACGACAAGGACGCCGCCCGCGCCGCGCTCACCACCGGGGTGCGGGTGCTGGCCGAGGGCAAGCTCTTGGGCATCTATCCCGAGGGCACGCGCTCGCCCGACGGGCGGCTCTACCGCGGCAAGACGGGCGTGGCGCGCATGGCGCTCGAGGCCGGCGCCGTCGTGATCCCGGTGACGATGGTGAACACCGAGGTCATCCAGCCGCCCGGCCGGCTCGTGCCGCGGCTGCGACCGCGTCCCGGCGTCCGCGTCGGCAAGCCGCTGGACTTCTCGCGCTACGAGGGCATGTCCGGCGACCGCTTCGTCGAGCGCTCCATGACCGACGAGATCATGTACGAGCTCATGCAGCTGTCCGGCCAGGAGTACGTGGACCAGTACGCGGCGTCGGTCAAGAAGTCGCAGGGCTCGGACACCGGCTTCGGCGCGCGCGAACGCGACGCCCGCGAGGTCGGCGCCCGTGATCCCCGCGCCGTGCGTGAGCTGGGCGATCGCGTGCCCGGCACGCGCGCGTCCTGA
- a CDS encoding polyadenylate-specific 3'-exoribonuclease AS: protein MRYFYDCEFIEDGTTIELVSIGVVDETGREFYAVSTEFDPTRAIDWVRRHVLDKLPAPADRAWRSRAAIRDDLLAFLTGPGEPVELWAWVAAYDHVVLCQLWGDMRALPRPIPRFTHELKQRWEDAGSPPLPPAPPDQHDALADARHNLAKWRALAR from the coding sequence GTGCGGTACTTCTACGACTGCGAGTTCATCGAGGACGGCACCACGATCGAGCTGGTGTCGATCGGCGTGGTCGACGAGACGGGTCGCGAGTTCTACGCGGTCTCCACCGAGTTCGACCCCACGCGTGCCATCGACTGGGTGCGCCGGCACGTCCTGGACAAGCTGCCGGCGCCCGCCGACCGGGCCTGGCGCTCACGCGCCGCGATCCGCGACGACCTGCTCGCCTTCCTGACCGGACCGGGCGAGCCCGTCGAGCTGTGGGCCTGGGTCGCGGCGTACGACCACGTGGTGCTGTGCCAGCTGTGGGGCGACATGCGCGCGCTGCCCCGCCCGATCCCGCGCTTCACCCACGAGCTCAAGCAGCGCTGGGAGGACGCCGGCAGCCCGCCGCTGCCGCCGGCGCCGCCCGACCAGCACGACGCGCTCGCCGACGCCCGCCACAACCTCGCGAAGTGGCGGGCCCTGGCTCGCTAG
- a CDS encoding 6-phosphofructokinase has product MRIGVLTGGGDCPGLNAVIRAVVRKGAGVHGHEFVGFRDGWRGPLEGITMPLGIPDVRGILPRGGTILGSSRTNPFGIEGGVAKVVENLHALGVDALIAIGGEDTLGVATRLHEQGVNVIGVPKTIDNDLNATDYTFGFDTAVNIAMEAIDRLHTTAESHHRALIVEVMGRHAGWIALHAGVAGGANVILLPEFPFNLERVCAYVESRFQAHYAPILVVAEGATPDGGENAVLAKGLDAFGHVRLGGIGEWLAGEIEKRTGKEARTTVLGHIQRGGTPTAFDRMLATRFGLHAIDAATDGDWGTMVALRGTDIVRVPLAEATAELKVVSRELYGEAEVFFG; this is encoded by the coding sequence ATGCGCATCGGAGTGCTCACCGGCGGGGGCGACTGCCCGGGGCTGAACGCGGTGATCAGGGCCGTGGTCCGCAAGGGCGCCGGCGTCCACGGTCACGAGTTCGTCGGCTTCCGCGACGGCTGGCGCGGCCCGCTCGAGGGCATCACGATGCCCCTCGGGATCCCGGACGTCCGCGGCATCCTGCCGCGCGGCGGCACCATCCTGGGCTCGTCGCGGACGAACCCGTTCGGGATCGAGGGCGGCGTCGCGAAGGTCGTCGAGAACCTGCATGCGCTGGGCGTCGACGCGCTGATCGCCATCGGCGGCGAGGACACCCTCGGCGTCGCCACCCGGTTGCACGAGCAGGGCGTCAACGTCATCGGCGTCCCGAAGACGATCGACAACGACCTCAACGCCACCGACTACACCTTCGGCTTCGACACCGCGGTCAACATCGCGATGGAGGCCATCGACCGGCTGCACACGACCGCCGAGTCGCACCACCGCGCGCTGATCGTCGAGGTCATGGGACGCCACGCGGGCTGGATCGCCCTGCACGCCGGCGTCGCCGGCGGCGCGAACGTCATCCTGCTCCCGGAGTTCCCCTTCAACCTGGAACGGGTCTGCGCCTACGTCGAGAGCCGTTTCCAGGCCCACTACGCGCCCATCCTGGTCGTGGCCGAGGGGGCGACGCCCGACGGCGGTGAGAACGCGGTGCTCGCGAAGGGCCTCGACGCGTTCGGCCACGTCCGCCTCGGCGGCATCGGCGAGTGGCTCGCCGGCGAGATCGAGAAGCGCACCGGCAAGGAGGCCCGCACGACCGTGCTCGGCCACATCCAGCGCGGCGGCACCCCGACCGCGTTCGACCGCATGCTCGCCACCCGTTTCGGACTGCACGCGATCGACGCCGCCACCGACGGCGACTGGGGCACCATGGTCGCGCTGCGGGGCACGGACATCGTGCGCGTCCCGCTCGCCGAGGCCACGGCCGAGCTCAAGGTGGTCTCGCGCGAGCTCTACGGCGAGGCCGAGGTCTTCTTCGGCTGA